A stretch of the Ipomoea triloba cultivar NCNSP0323 chromosome 16, ASM357664v1 genome encodes the following:
- the LOC116007955 gene encoding uncharacterized protein LOC116007955, with product MEARVSRLEATVADLNKQVEAQSTATRELMEKLVAQMDSKIASWKDDIVETIQLNRPPPPILETAPGGSSVNGGGQEPHSRSRLNPNPTRRRSKSSCWRRGGCGFGIRCERFFLMANIPQIEDMHVLYVNLTGKVGLWFESYLTGLEGAFEWAPFVVAVCRRFGGDSGSVMEEFTGFKQYGMVLEFTDRFEEFRSLLLQNHPTLNGGYFLEAYVARLKQNLKCFVRTAQPKSLADAIWFAKQFEKGFKPNELYRNPSHFTTKPNQFANSSSTKPYTSTYTPKPYTSKPAEIRPRNSQGSAASNSFNSTAKGPEVESEFYDTSEELSNEESAQEVEKSYEQAEISLYAMMGGEGLNTIKLLGAIGRQQLVILVDSGSTHSFLDPKLLTQLRIESERAHPLRVTVANGEQLICDSICKGMKWQVQEEWFEKDFRLLRLGGCDMVLGMDWIDQFAPIQLHTRPPGISFHKEGKRVLLKGLTRKPQILQAATKKDTKRWQKNGVQGFLIDCEGLVNEANEHQCCLVTMQTDFKELAELIQEFQDLFDEPKALPQKRAYDHSIPLIPGAQPVNKRPYRYSFDQKNTIEKMVEEMLKAGVITESVSPFASPVLLVPKKDSTWRFCIDYRALNDITVKNKFPIPLVEDLFSELAGSKHFTKLDLRAGYHQLRMKEGEEYKTAFRTHQGLYEFRVMPFGLTNAPATFQALMNHVFKPLLRRFVLVFFYDILIYSPDLKAHWNHLRAVLQLMREHKLLAKLSKCSFAKEEVEYLGHIISGTGLHTNPSKLLVVVEWPKPTTIKGLRGFLRLTGYYRRFIKGYGIISKPLTNMLKKNSFQWESEADTAFETLKQPMCSAPVLALPDFNKTFTVEADACHKGMGAVLIKEGKPIAYFSKAFGDKHLGLSIYEKEYLSIINVMEKWRSYLIGRHFIIKTDHHSLKFLLEQKITTAIQHKGLAKLLGLQYTIQYKRGVDNCATDALSRRMVDHEDTAMNAISSVKPQWAEKIAQSYENDDWAKEVLTTTLITPDQNPKITVSDGLIKYKQRLYIGSRGNLRGKLMTQMHDSPLGGHSGQQGTYQRLRSLFY from the exons ATGGAGGCGAGAGTAAGCAGACTGGAAGCTACTGTGGCTGATCTCAATAAACAAGTGGAAGCACAGTCGACAGCTACACGTGAGCTAATGGAGAAATTAGTTGCTCAGATGGACAGCAAAATAGCCAGTTGGAAGGATGACATTGTCGAAACAATCCAACTCAATCGTCCGCCACCGCCGATCTTAGAAACTGCTCCGGGAGGATCATCTGTAAATGGTGGAGGTCAGGAGCCTCACTCCAGATCTCGCTTGAATCCAAATCCAACGAGGAGAAGGTCGAAAAGCTCCTGTTGGAGAAGAGGAGGCTGCGGATTTGGAATCCG ATGTGAGAGATTCTTCTTGATGGCTAATATTCCTCAAATTGAAGATATGCATGTATTGTATGTGAATTTGACAGGGAAGGTAGGACTGTGGTTTGAGAGTTACTTAACTGGGCTAGAAGGTGCTTTTGAGTGGGCACCATTTGTTGTAGCTGTGTGTAGAAGGTTTGGAGGGGATAGTGGATCAGTGATGGAGGAGTTTACTGGTTTTAAGCAGTATGGAATGGTGTTGGAATTTACAGACCGATTTGAGGAGTTTAGAAGCTTGTTGCTCCAGAATCATCCCACTCTGAATGGGGGATATTTCCTGGAAGCTTATGTAGCTAGACTCAAGCAGAACCTCAAATGCTTTGTGAGAACAGCTCAGCCTAAATCCTTAGCAGATGCAATTTGGTTTGCCAAACAGTTTGAGAAGGGATTCAAGCCCAATGAATTGTACAGAAACCCCTCCCACTTCACTACAAAACCTAATCAGTTTGCAAACTCCTCATCTACCAAACCATACACATCTACATACACACCAAAACCCTATACATCCAAACCTGCTGAAATAAGGCCTAGAAATTCACAAGGATCAGCAGCATCCAACAGCTTTAATAGCACTGCCAAGGGGCCTGAAGTG GAGAGTGAGTTTTATGATACTTCTGAAGAATTGAGCAATGAAGAATCAGCCCAGGAAGTGGAAAAATCATATGAGCAAGCTGAAATCTCCTTGTATGCTATGATGGGAGGAGAAGGTCTGAACACCATTAAACTGTTGGGAGCTATTGGAAGGCAGCAGTTGGTGATCCTAGTGGACAGTGGAAGTACTCATAGCTTCCTAGACCCTAAGCTGCTCACTCAATTGAGAATTGAATCAGAAAGAGCTCATCCTCTGAGGGTAACTGTAGCTAATGGAGAGCAATTGATTTGTGACTCTATTTGTAAAGGGATGAAATGGCAGGTGCAAGAGGAGTGGTTTGAAAAGGACTTCAGATTACTAAGGTTAGGGGGGTGTGACATGGTCCTTGGTATGGATTGGATAGACCAATTTGCACCTATTCAACTCCACACTAGACCTCCTGGCATCTCATTTCACAAGGAAGGCAAAAGAGTCTTATTGAAGGGGCTAACCAGAAAACCTCAGATTTTGCAAGCAGCTACTAAGAAGGATACTAAGAGATGGCAGAAGAATGGGGTTCAGGGATTTTTAATAGACTGTGAAGGTCTGGTAAATGAGGCAAATGAGCACCAGTGTTGTTTAGTCACTATGCAGACAGATTTTAAGGAATTGGCAGAACTGATTCAGGAATTCCAAGATTTGTTTGATGAACCTAAAGCCTTACCTCAAAAAAGGGCCTATGATCACTCCATTCCACTAATACCTGGGGCTCAACCTGTGAATAAGAGACCATATAGGTACTCTTTTGATCAAAAAAATACCATAGAAAAGATGGTAGAGGAGATGTTGAAGGCAGGAGTGATTACTGAGAGCGTATCTCCATTTGCTTCTCCTGTTTTGTTGGTTCCAAAGAAAGACAGTACCTGGAGATTTTGTATAGATTACAGGGCATTAAATGATATCACTGTGAAGAATAAGTTCCCAATTCCCTTAGTGGAAGATCTTTTTTCTGAGTTGGCGGGTTCTAAACATTTCACTAAGCTGGACCTAAGAGCAGGATATCACCAGCTGAGGATGAAGGAAGGGGAGGAGTATAAGACTGCTTTTAGGACACATCAGGGCCTTTATGAATTCAGGGTCATGCCCTTTGGCCTCACAAATGCCCCAGCAACCTTTCAAGCATTGATGAACCATGTGTTTAAGCCATTATTAAGGAGGTTTGTGCtggtttttttttatgatatCCTGATTTACAGTCCTGATCTAAAAGCTCACTGGAATCATCTCAGAGCAGTTCTGCAGCTAATGAGAGAACACAAGTTGCTAGCTAAGTTGAGCAAATGCTCCTTTGCAAAAGAAGAGGTGGAGTATTTGGGACATATCATTTCTGGAACTGGGTTGCACACTAACCCCTCTAAATTGCTAGTTGTGGTTGAATGGCCTAAACCTACAACTATTAAGGGCCTGAGGGGGTTCCTAAGATTGACTGGGTATTACAGGAGATTTATTAAAGGTTATGGGATCATCAGCAAACCCTTAACTAACATGCTGAAAAAGAACTCATTCCAGTGGGAATCAGAAGCTGATACTGCTTTTGAGACACTGAAACAACCTATGTGTTCAGCACCAGTCCTAGCCCTCCCTGATTTCAACAAAACCTTCACTGTGGAAGCTGATGCTTGCCATAAGGGCATGGGGGCTGTCTTGATTAAAGAAGGTAAGCCAATAGCTTACTTTAGCAAGGCTTTTGGAGACAAGCACCTTGGGCTGTCTATATATGAGAAGGAATATCTCTCCATTATCAATGTTATGGAGAAATGGAGATCTTACCTAATAGGGAGGCATTTCATTATCAAAACTGATCACCATAGTTTGAAATTCCTCCTAGAACAGAAAATAACCACTGCCATTCAACATAAAGGACTAGCTAAATTACTGGGGTTGCAGTATACAATACAGTATAAGAGAGGGGTTGATAACTGTGCAACTGATGCACTTTCTAGGAGAATGGTGGATCATGAGGACACTGCAATGAATGCCATTTCCAGTGTCAAACCCCAGTGGGCAGAGAAGATAGCTCAAagttatgagaatgatgattgGGCAAAAGAGGTGTTGACTACCACCCTTATTACACCTGATCAGAATCCTAAAATAACAGTGAGTGATGGGTTGATTAAGTACAAGCAGAGGCTTTACATTGGCAGTAGAGGGAATCTGAGAGGAAAATTGATGACTCAGATGCATGACTCTCCTCTAGGGGGTCATTCAGGGCAGCAAGGAACTTACCAGAGGTTGAGATCATTATTTTACTAG